In Blautia sp. SC05B48, a single genomic region encodes these proteins:
- a CDS encoding ABC transporter ATP-binding protein codes for MENGRCKRMIAMIRKFLELAGERKKQLYLAWLFQALTSICEGAIYFMLFLAIKDILGGSFTREKLIQYSLMFLVYTVLHFVFYYFTIAKQRPVSYAMMRDERLSIAAKIKQFPLYYFTKDKISQLTSLFTTDLSFVEMNIMEIIAGFVSSMIMTVVFALMLLSVDWRMALLLFVGIIPGYILYQQFQKSMVQLGEQKKNAQVAMIDSTLEYVQGMETIKAYRLEQTGKLVENQVDGYCTASGRYESTLTNWSMGYKICLNLGLFLSLGVGITMVRSGSLASATYLFFAIMGIIFYRPLEALMGSFAMMNLANASLDNIAEINNLPTENEKQGITQFADTQADVRFENVSFSYDGKREAVSHVSFSANPGTITALVGPSGSGKSTLLNLILGFVTPKNGRILLNGKDAATLKHSDLVRHVSIVFQEVYLFQDTMMNNIRMGNQSATDEQVIEAAKKAHCHEFIEKLPQGYQTVISEGGASLSGGERQRVAIARAILKDSPIILLDEALSSLDAENAVAIQKGIEEMIKGKTVFLVSHTLSYIQNADQILVLSDGVLQGCGKHDELLQSVPLYKTMWEKEKSIKSWKL; via the coding sequence ATGGAAAATGGGAGGTGTAAACGCATGATTGCTATGATACGGAAATTCTTAGAACTTGCAGGCGAGCGTAAAAAGCAGCTTTATCTTGCGTGGCTGTTTCAGGCGTTGACCTCAATTTGTGAGGGCGCGATATATTTCATGCTGTTCCTTGCGATAAAAGATATTTTGGGCGGTTCGTTTACAAGGGAAAAACTGATACAGTATAGCCTTATGTTTCTGGTTTATACTGTCCTGCATTTTGTTTTTTATTACTTTACGATTGCAAAACAGCGCCCGGTATCTTATGCCATGATGCGGGATGAACGCCTTTCGATTGCGGCAAAAATCAAACAGTTTCCGCTATACTACTTTACAAAAGACAAGATCAGCCAGCTTACATCTTTGTTTACAACTGATTTAAGTTTTGTGGAAATGAATATCATGGAGATTATTGCCGGTTTCGTGTCCAGCATGATCATGACGGTTGTATTTGCTCTGATGCTGCTTAGTGTGGACTGGCGTATGGCGCTTCTTCTGTTTGTGGGAATCATCCCCGGTTATATCCTCTACCAGCAGTTTCAAAAGAGCATGGTTCAACTGGGAGAGCAGAAGAAAAATGCACAGGTGGCAATGATTGATTCCACGCTGGAATATGTACAGGGTATGGAAACGATCAAGGCATACCGGCTGGAACAAACCGGTAAGCTCGTAGAGAATCAGGTGGACGGATATTGTACAGCTTCTGGCCGTTATGAATCGACGCTGACGAATTGGAGTATGGGTTATAAGATCTGCCTGAATCTGGGGCTGTTTTTGAGTTTGGGTGTTGGCATTACAATGGTTCGTTCTGGTTCATTAGCCTCGGCAACCTATTTGTTTTTTGCAATCATGGGTATTATTTTTTACCGTCCGCTGGAAGCTCTGATGGGTTCCTTTGCAATGATGAATCTTGCAAACGCATCGTTGGATAATATAGCGGAAATTAACAACCTGCCGACTGAAAATGAAAAACAGGGAATTACACAGTTTGCCGATACACAAGCCGATGTACGGTTTGAAAATGTATCGTTTAGCTATGATGGAAAGCGTGAAGCAGTTAGTCATGTAAGTTTTTCAGCTAACCCCGGAACGATCACTGCATTGGTTGGTCCTTCTGGAAGCGGCAAATCTACTCTCCTTAATTTGATTCTGGGATTCGTGACGCCGAAAAACGGGCGGATTCTGTTGAATGGGAAAGATGCGGCAACATTAAAGCATAGTGATCTGGTGCGTCATGTGAGTATCGTTTTTCAGGAAGTATATCTTTTTCAGGATACCATGATGAATAATATTCGGATGGGAAACCAGAGCGCAACGGACGAGCAGGTAATAGAGGCGGCAAAAAAGGCTCACTGTCACGAATTTATAGAAAAACTCCCACAGGGTTATCAAACGGTTATCAGCGAGGGCGGTGCAAGCCTTTCCGGTGGTGAGCGTCAGCGTGTCGCTATTGCGAGGGCAATTTTGAAAGATTCCCCGATCATTCTTTTGGATGAGGCGCTTTCCAGTCTGGATGCTGAAAATGCCGTAGCAATACAAAAGGGCATAGAAGAAATGATTAAGGGGAAAACGGTGTTCCTTGTATCACACACTTTGTCCTATATCCAAAATGCAGATCAAATACTTGTTTTATCTGACGGTGTTTTGCAGGGCTGCGGAAAACATGATGAATTATTGCAATCAGTGCCTCTTTATAAAACTATGTGGGAAAAAGAAAAATCCATTAAAAGTTGGAAATTATAG